One window of the Methylovirgula sp. HY1 genome contains the following:
- a CDS encoding YicC/YloC family endoribonuclease, producing MTLASMTGFARVAGASPGFRWAWELKTVNAKGLDLRLRVAPGFDPIEAEARARLGQALTRGTCYATLSVQREAVVPEVRINQDLLNLLAKALASVSLAGGLQPASLDGLLGVRGVVEVRDKTEDEVELARAQEGVLDSLDESLAALVTMRRSEGQTLGQILSTRLDRLAALRLTADECPARAPEAIQAKLAETLALLAGQKNFDQNRLYQEALLLAAKADIREELDRLAAHIEAIAGLLEKGGPIGRRLDFLAQELGREANTLCAKSNDAGLTAIGLELRVEIEQFREQIQNIE from the coding sequence ATGACACTTGCCAGCATGACCGGCTTTGCTCGCGTCGCCGGTGCCTCGCCGGGTTTTCGTTGGGCCTGGGAACTGAAAACCGTCAATGCCAAGGGCCTCGATCTTCGCTTGCGCGTGGCACCCGGCTTTGATCCGATCGAGGCGGAAGCGCGCGCCCGGCTCGGCCAAGCGCTGACGCGCGGCACATGTTACGCGACCTTGTCGGTGCAGCGTGAAGCCGTTGTGCCCGAAGTCCGCATCAACCAGGATCTGCTAAATCTTCTCGCCAAGGCTCTGGCTTCCGTGTCGCTCGCAGGCGGGTTGCAGCCAGCTTCGCTCGATGGCCTCCTCGGTGTCCGCGGCGTCGTGGAGGTCCGTGACAAGACCGAAGACGAAGTGGAATTGGCGCGCGCGCAAGAAGGTGTTTTGGACAGCCTCGACGAGTCTCTTGCGGCGCTTGTCACCATGCGCCGCAGCGAGGGGCAGACGCTCGGGCAAATACTATCGACCCGGCTCGATCGACTCGCGGCGTTGCGGCTGACGGCCGATGAATGTCCCGCCCGCGCGCCCGAAGCTATCCAGGCCAAGCTCGCCGAAACTCTGGCCCTATTGGCAGGGCAGAAAAACTTCGACCAGAATCGGCTTTATCAGGAAGCGCTGCTGCTTGCCGCCAAGGCGGATATAAGAGAGGAACTCGACCGGCTGGCCGCGCATATCGAGGCCATCGCCGGGCTTTTGGAAAAAGGTGGCCCGATCGGCCGGAGACTCGATTTCCTGGCGCAAGAACTCGGCCGCGAGGCGAATACGCTTTGCGCCAAATCGAATGACGCGGGATTGACGGCGATCGGGCTTGAATTGCGTGTCGAGATCGAGCAGTTCCGCGAGCAGATCCAGAACATAGAGTGA
- the mltG gene encoding endolytic transglycosylase MltG yields the protein METKPPNDEGLEPAAERPAPARFFSRRVTPQSPAEALQPDRPPPPPPHRRRPALSAVSGFLSFLLIVSVVGLFGVLWGAHRIREPGPLSADKVLFIAPGTDFPDIVAALGSEGVIDNELIFNIAVLVEGRRSKIKAGEYLFRQSASMRDVIDILVSGRQVLHPVTIPEGLTSEQIVERLRHNDLLAGDIREVPKEGSLLPETYKVPRGMQRRELLKRMHEDEKKLVAQVWAHRSSDLTLRSPYELVTLASIVEKETGKADERPRVAAVFLNRLRKHMRLQSDPTIVYGLVGGKGTLGRPILRSEVEKPTPYNTYVIQGLPPGPITNPGRAALDAVANPSHTNDLYFVADGSGGHVFSQTLEQHQRNVQRWRQIEKEAKEKASPEVDKFVPATPAGRGNSHGERGELEGTSIYGVLPTAVDSAAGGIPAPSLGMAAVATAIANVAPQLPSELAMAAAKPGHRRDLLALQIAPPSSLAIESGFDQLRFSVRGVPDPRAAAELLDGPVDASASAATPPANGSAVSAGVTQAQDQEKAVALGLAAATGEVLPPSAAAKLRQSGNGIHSAVFDASEGTSFDPLLDKSYDLNYPKTVPTSATSP from the coding sequence ATGGAGACCAAACCTCCCAACGACGAAGGGTTGGAGCCAGCAGCCGAGAGGCCTGCGCCGGCACGCTTCTTCAGCCGCCGAGTGACACCACAAAGTCCAGCTGAAGCGCTGCAGCCCGACCGGCCACCGCCACCGCCGCCGCATCGGCGCCGTCCCGCGCTGTCTGCGGTATCCGGTTTTCTGTCGTTTCTGCTGATCGTTTCGGTCGTTGGTTTGTTCGGCGTGCTCTGGGGCGCGCATCGTATCCGCGAGCCGGGTCCTTTGTCGGCCGACAAGGTGCTCTTTATCGCGCCCGGCACGGATTTCCCCGATATTGTTGCGGCGCTCGGGTCGGAAGGCGTCATCGACAATGAGCTGATCTTCAATATTGCCGTGTTGGTCGAGGGCAGGCGTTCGAAGATCAAGGCGGGTGAATATCTTTTCAGACAAAGCGCCAGCATGCGCGATGTGATTGATATTCTCGTCAGCGGCCGGCAAGTCCTGCATCCGGTCACGATTCCTGAGGGACTCACGAGCGAACAGATCGTCGAGCGGCTACGCCATAATGATCTGCTCGCCGGTGATATTCGCGAAGTTCCAAAGGAAGGGAGTCTTTTGCCGGAAACTTATAAAGTGCCACGTGGCATGCAGCGCCGCGAGTTGCTGAAGCGGATGCATGAGGATGAGAAGAAACTCGTTGCGCAGGTCTGGGCGCATCGTTCGAGTGATCTCACGTTGCGGTCGCCGTATGAACTGGTGACGCTGGCCTCAATCGTCGAAAAAGAGACCGGAAAGGCAGACGAGCGGCCGCGTGTCGCTGCGGTTTTTCTCAATCGGTTGCGCAAGCATATGAGGCTGCAGTCCGATCCGACGATCGTTTACGGATTGGTCGGCGGCAAAGGCACTTTAGGACGGCCGATCTTGCGTTCCGAGGTCGAGAAGCCGACCCCCTATAATACTTATGTGATCCAAGGCTTGCCGCCTGGGCCGATTACAAACCCTGGCCGGGCGGCCCTCGATGCCGTTGCCAATCCTTCGCATACGAACGACCTCTATTTCGTTGCCGACGGCAGCGGCGGCCATGTGTTCTCGCAGACTCTCGAGCAGCATCAGCGCAATGTGCAGCGCTGGCGCCAGATCGAAAAGGAAGCGAAAGAGAAAGCCTCCCCCGAGGTCGACAAATTCGTTCCAGCGACGCCGGCCGGCCGCGGAAATTCACATGGCGAAAGGGGTGAGCTCGAAGGGACATCCATCTATGGCGTTCTTCCGACCGCGGTTGATTCCGCGGCTGGTGGGATTCCGGCGCCTTCGCTCGGGATGGCCGCTGTCGCCACCGCGATCGCCAACGTCGCGCCGCAGCTGCCGAGTGAGTTGGCGATGGCGGCGGCGAAGCCCGGTCATAGGCGCGACCTCTTAGCTTTACAGATCGCGCCGCCTTCATCTCTAGCGATAGAATCCGGGTTCGATCAGCTCCGCTTCAGCGTGCGTGGTGTTCCAGATCCGCGCGCCGCTGCAGAACTGCTCGATGGACCGGTTGATGCGAGCGCATCGGCTGCTACACCGCCGGCGAACGGGTCTGCTGTGTCGGCCGGCGTTACGCAAGCTCAGGACCAGGAAAAGGCGGTGGCTCTCGGGCTTGCGGCTGCGACGGGCGAAGTGCTCCCACCCTCCGCCGCAGCAAAGCTGCGCCAAAGTGGCAATGGGATCCATTCGGCCGTTTTCGATGCCTCGGAAGGAACCTCTTTCGATCCGCTTCTCGACAAGTCCTATGATCTCAATTATCCGAAGACGGTTCCGACTTCAGCGACGTCACCGTAA
- the rsmA gene encoding 16S rRNA (adenine(1518)-N(6)/adenine(1519)-N(6))-dimethyltransferase RsmA produces the protein MTDDLPPLRAVVAAHELSAKKTLGQNFLFDLNLTARIARAAGPLAETTIVEIGPGPGGLTRALLAEGATHVIAVERDSRCLAALEEIAAHYPGRLEIIAGDALSCDLGALVGARRPARICANLPYNIATALLTRWLESAAWPPWFDRLVLMFQKEVALRIVATPAMRADYGRLAVLANWRCATRILFDVQAAAFTPPPKVTSSVVELVPRAKPLPCDVKLLSEVTQAAFGQRRKMLRQSLKSLGVDPAALLEKVGIAPTKRAEEIDVQGFVALAQALEHFRKKT, from the coding sequence GTGACCGACGATCTACCGCCATTGCGGGCCGTCGTCGCCGCGCATGAGCTTTCGGCGAAAAAAACGCTCGGTCAGAACTTTCTCTTCGATCTCAACCTCACCGCGCGGATCGCACGCGCCGCCGGCCCGCTCGCGGAGACGACGATCGTCGAAATCGGCCCCGGCCCCGGCGGCCTCACGCGCGCATTGCTCGCCGAAGGCGCCACCCATGTCATCGCGGTCGAACGTGATTCCCGCTGCCTCGCCGCACTCGAAGAGATCGCGGCGCATTATCCGGGCCGGCTCGAAATCATTGCCGGCGATGCGCTGAGCTGCGATCTCGGTGCTTTGGTCGGTGCACGACGTCCGGCCCGAATCTGCGCCAACCTTCCCTATAATATCGCCACCGCTCTGCTCACCCGTTGGCTCGAAAGCGCCGCTTGGCCTCCTTGGTTCGATCGGCTCGTGCTCATGTTCCAAAAAGAGGTTGCGCTGCGGATCGTTGCGACGCCGGCCATGCGGGCGGATTATGGCCGGCTCGCCGTGCTCGCCAACTGGCGCTGCGCCACGCGGATCTTGTTCGACGTGCAGGCCGCCGCCTTCACACCTCCGCCAAAAGTCACCTCTTCCGTCGTCGAACTCGTGCCGCGCGCGAAACCTCTGCCTTGCGACGTGAAACTGCTTTCGGAAGTCACCCAAGCCGCCTTCGGGCAGCGCCGAAAAATGCTGCGACAAAGCTTGAAGAGTTTGGGCGTCGATCCCGCGGCTTTGCTCGAAAAAGTCGGCATTGCGCCGACAAAGCGAGCGGAAGAAATCGATGTGCAAGGATTTGTCGCGCTGGCGCAGGCGCTGGAGCATTTCCGAAAAAAGACCTGA
- the fabF gene encoding beta-ketoacyl-ACP synthase II, translating to MRRVVVTGLGMVSPLACGVEASWQRLLAGQSGAGPIVGFETSDLACKIAMQVPRGSGSDGTFNPDQWLEPKEQRKVDDYIIYAVAAATQALADAGWNPQTYEEQIQTGVMIGSGVGGLGGIYETSVVLREKGPRRVSPFFITGRIVNLASGYVSIMHGLKGPNHAVATACSTGTHAIGDAARLIALEDAEVMVAGGAESAINRIGIAGFSACRALATAFNDRPKQGSRPYDKDRDGFVMGDGAGCVVLESLEHAQARGAKIYAEIIGYGMSGDAYHITSPEGTGDGAFRAMRAALKRAGISPQDLDYVNAHGTSTQLGDEIELGAVHRLFGNDSGSSTLSMSSTKSAVGHLLGAAGAVEAIFSVLAIRDQIVPPTLNLDNPSVETAIDLVPHKARKRDVEFVLSNSFGFGGTNACLVLRRPQ from the coding sequence ATGCGTAGGGTCGTCGTCACTGGTCTTGGCATGGTCTCGCCGCTCGCCTGCGGTGTCGAAGCGTCTTGGCAGAGGTTGCTTGCTGGCCAGTCCGGCGCAGGTCCCATCGTCGGCTTCGAGACTTCCGATCTCGCCTGCAAGATCGCGATGCAGGTGCCGCGCGGTTCTGGGAGCGACGGGACGTTCAATCCCGATCAATGGCTGGAGCCCAAAGAGCAGCGCAAGGTCGATGATTATATCATCTATGCGGTTGCCGCGGCCACGCAGGCGCTGGCTGATGCCGGATGGAACCCGCAGACCTATGAGGAACAGATCCAGACCGGCGTGATGATCGGTTCGGGCGTCGGTGGGCTCGGCGGTATTTACGAAACTTCGGTCGTCTTGCGAGAAAAGGGACCGCGGCGCGTCTCGCCCTTCTTCATCACCGGTCGCATCGTCAATCTCGCCAGCGGCTACGTGTCGATCATGCATGGGCTCAAAGGTCCAAATCACGCCGTGGCGACCGCCTGTTCGACCGGAACGCATGCAATCGGCGATGCGGCGCGTCTGATCGCGCTCGAAGATGCCGAAGTGATGGTTGCGGGTGGCGCGGAATCGGCGATCAACCGAATCGGCATCGCGGGCTTTTCTGCGTGCCGGGCTCTGGCGACCGCGTTCAATGATCGTCCGAAACAAGGCTCACGACCCTATGACAAGGACCGCGACGGTTTTGTCATGGGCGATGGCGCTGGCTGCGTCGTCCTCGAGTCCTTGGAACATGCTCAGGCGCGCGGCGCCAAGATCTATGCCGAAATCATCGGCTATGGCATGTCGGGCGATGCCTATCACATCACTTCGCCGGAAGGCACGGGCGACGGCGCATTTCGTGCGATGCGGGCGGCCTTGAAGCGCGCCGGCATCTCGCCGCAGGATCTCGACTACGTCAATGCGCATGGCACTTCCACGCAGCTCGGCGACGAGATCGAACTCGGCGCCGTGCATCGGTTGTTTGGCAATGACAGCGGGTCGAGTACGTTGTCCATGTCGTCGACCAAATCCGCGGTCGGTCATCTGCTCGGCGCTGCCGGCGCGGTCGAGGCGATTTTTTCTGTCCTCGCGATCCGTGATCAGATCGTGCCGCCGACTCTCAATCTCGATAATCCGTCTGTCGAAACTGCGATCGATCTCGTGCCGCATAAGGCGCGTAAGCGCGATGTTGAATTCGTGCTGTCGAATTCCTTTGGATTCGGGGGCACCAACGCGTGTCTCGTCTTGCGCCGGCCACAATAG
- the gmk gene encoding guanylate kinase yields MLILSSPSGAGKTTLTRMLLQTKVFDLTLSISVTTRPRRSSEVDGIHYSFITKKQFEVLRDGGDLLEWAEVHGNFYGTPREPVELTLASGRDVLFDIDYQGTQQVKSKAGDDVVTIFILPPSMKELQARLERRAEDSSDTIAKRLANARNEIRRWEHYDYVLVNDDLQMTFDKLLAIVTAERHKAARQKDGIGAFVEQLLSEG; encoded by the coding sequence ATGTTGATTCTGTCCTCGCCCTCCGGCGCTGGCAAAACCACTTTGACGCGCATGCTGCTGCAGACCAAGGTGTTCGATCTCACCTTGTCAATCTCGGTGACGACACGACCGCGCCGGTCGAGCGAAGTCGACGGCATCCATTATTCGTTCATCACCAAAAAGCAGTTCGAGGTTTTGCGCGATGGCGGCGATTTGCTCGAATGGGCGGAGGTGCATGGAAATTTCTACGGCACGCCGCGGGAGCCGGTGGAGCTGACGCTCGCTTCTGGCCGCGACGTCCTATTCGACATCGATTACCAAGGCACGCAGCAGGTCAAGTCGAAGGCCGGCGATGATGTCGTGACGATTTTCATCCTGCCGCCTTCGATGAAAGAATTGCAGGCTCGGCTCGAACGGCGCGCCGAGGACAGCAGCGATACCATCGCCAAACGGCTCGCCAATGCCCGCAATGAAATTCGCCGCTGGGAGCATTATGATTATGTGCTCGTCAACGACGATCTGCAGATGACCTTCGATAAATTGCTCGCGATCGTGACGGCGGAACGCCACAAAGCGGCACGACAAAAGGACGGCATCGGGGCGTTCGTGGAGCAACTTCTGAGCGAGGGGTGA
- a CDS encoding acyl carrier protein, with protein MSDVAERVRKIVIEHLGVDAEKVVDNANFIEDLGADSLDTVELVMAFEEEFSVEIPDDSAEAIVTVGDAIRFLEKATAA; from the coding sequence ATGAGCGATGTCGCCGAGAGGGTGAGGAAGATTGTTATTGAGCATCTCGGCGTCGACGCCGAAAAGGTCGTCGACAATGCCAATTTTATCGAAGATCTCGGCGCCGATTCGCTCGATACGGTCGAACTCGTCATGGCTTTCGAAGAAGAATTCAGCGTCGAGATTCCCGATGATTCGGCCGAGGCCATCGTCACCGTTGGTGATGCGATAAGGTTTCTGGAAAAAGCCACCGCTGCCTGA